The following DNA comes from Nymphalis io chromosome 12, ilAglIoxx1.1, whole genome shotgun sequence.
ACTTTATTTCTCCGAATACGAAACGAATTTAACCgactaactttaaatatatcggTTAAAACGAACCGAAGTTTATGGGTTCAATCCGGGTGAGCACATTTGACTCTCAGGTGCTtaacttgtatatataattcatctcgtgttcggcgtGTAACGCCTGAGATGGGAATCTAACCTATCTAACCTATTTTGTATACTTACCGATCCActttggagcagcgaggtgacacaggctcctaaccttctcctcaaaaggagagtgGGGTTCTTAACCTAGCAGTGAAGTGCAGCAGAAAAAAGCATGAAAGTTTTCTTTTACCATACCTTGGAGAAAATGGTCTGAATGAGCGTCACGCCCAGGGGGTAGCCGATGGAGACGCACGTGTAACCCAGCAGAAATTGCGTCAGCGTGAGTCCGCGAGAGGTAGCACACCAAGGCTGTGAAATTTGCGGACACCCGCCGCCTGCCTCCAGTGACTCAGGAGCCAGTGGAGGGGGTCCCGGGCCCCACGGAATGCAGAACACGGAGGCCATACCCGTTAGAAGAAATCCGCCCCATAGTAACAATGCTCTGTTGAAGATTTTTATGGGTAgagatatataaacaaaacttagtATTTTTCTAACATTATCTTTAAGGAAACTGTAATATTCTGAATGTAATATTTCATCTACTGACTGTTAAGATTTTATCTACGATTGAGACCTACATTGTATTAAGCATATGCTGTTTGGAATGTTGCCCTGTTACCGGTACctattcatatatttacttgTTCGCCCTTccagctttgtgtaagctcgccTGGGGAGgttaccacctactcatcagatattctaccgccaaataacaatactcagtattgttgttttccagtatgaaaagtgagtgagccagtgtaaccacaagcacaagggacataacataatcAGTTACCAATGTTGttggcacattgacgatgtaatagataattaaatgggcggtggtgaccatttaccatcaggctggaaagtttacaattttattgctGACTTAAAGTTCAGTTTGCCTATCTGTATAATCTACCTCTCTTCAAATATTTTCGTGAGCGGCGTAATAAGTGCAAACACAGCGCAGGCAACGAGAGCTCCAGCACTCATGAGCGCGCCCATATACTCCAGCGCCTGTTTCTTGCTCCACGCGAACTGATCCATGGTCAGCGACGTGGCCAGGGTTTCCAGCAGTACAAAGTTGAACACGAGCACGAAAAAAGCGACGACCAGCGTCCAGCTGCTCACGTAGTCTGGCTTAATCGCCTTTAAAGCTTCTTTCTCTGTTAAGACATATATCGAGCAAATTTTTATCtcttaattgatatattatagtttaacgATAAAAAGCATCGGCAGAACATTTAATGTTCATGAGATTAACTCAACttttatttggaatatttaattatttttccattttacaatattttttattcatataagtattttataactaaaactaaaataaaaacaaaatacgcattacaaatttatatataaaacgcgCGGTCTAAAAGATTAttctgtggcattgtacccaagactctggcactattgcctcgctgcaccgctagactcagcctttggatTAAATAAGCGTCAGCTCTTGTATCACCAGAAGTGTAGACAATTAtttccacacttctggtgacccaatgTTCCATTGTAGAATTCTATGTAACCCCATGTCAAGTCTGTCTCACCTGTTTGTTTTCCTTGGGCGAGCATTGCTTCTCGAGCTGCAATTTTCTTCTCTTTGAAGCAGAAAGGTAAAAAGAGTACAAAGTTGATTAGGCCCAGTATTGCGTTGATCCAGCCAGCAGCGGTGTACATGTCGAGGCGCAGGGGCTGGACGTAGGAGCCGGGAGGTGGGTACGACTCGCCGGGGCCgagcggcgcggcggcggccTGCATCGCCGGCCCCACCACGAAGCCGAGCACCTGCGCCAGCGACGCCCCCGCCACGGCGCGTGTCCGCTCACTTTCGCGAGTGGCGGCCGACAAATACGATCGCGCCACTGCGACGTTTGCTGGaagtataagtataaaaatcaaagaatattaatatacaaacataaattatagtatatgaAGTACatacttcataaaaatatatgtaatatgttacAAATTCATTGTACAGCCCACAAGTACATCTTCAGATGGAGCCTTTGTACCAGATTGAGGTCAGAGAATTCATTATGAACaaacattgaatttatattttatgtccaAGTTTAGTGATGATAaacaaaatcatagaaagtttttttcttaaaactaCAATATTTACAGCTGGAAAATTTCCTGACAGGTACATTGTAAAAAGATATTCTCTCTTTACCAAGCGGTTGTCGTGTAATGTCGTAATAAGATTTCTTGCACGTcagagtttatattttatagttcgGAATGGTTTATGTTTATTGGTTATGTCGAGTGAATATCACTCAAGAAACAATTTACCAGAGCTAATCCCAACGAGAGCGCGGGCTGCTAGCATCCAGTGGTGCGCGTGTGGTCGAGTGAGATGGAGTTGTGCGTATA
Coding sequences within:
- the LOC126772147 gene encoding major facilitator superfamily domain-containing protein 8; translation: MEWLKGLVGRKERTEGSHALDTGDALESAQERHERWRSVYVIYFTMFQMSLGFSIVLTGVWPYLDKLQPGSSKEALGLAVGASPLGQLAASPLLGLWANRAGSARAPMLATLALFVLASTLYAQLHLTRPHAHHWMLAARALVGISSANVAVARSYLSAATRESERTRAVAGASLAQVLGFVVGPAMQAAAAPLGPGESYPPPGSYVQPLRLDMYTAAGWINAILGLINFVLFLPFCFKEKKIAAREAMLAQGKQTEKEALKAIKPDYVSSWTLVVAFFVLVFNFVLLETLATSLTMDQFAWSKKQALEYMGALMSAGALVACAVFALITPLTKIFEERALLLWGGFLLTGMASVFCIPWGPGPPPLAPESLEAGGGCPQISQPWCATSRGLTLTQFLLGYTCVSIGYPLGVTLIQTIFSKVLGPRPQGVWMGVLTGAGCVSRALGPVFVSAVYARRGPDATFASTAALTFAALAALRLVYARLRPPPPAPEPDPPRELYPLTAAVDAGA